A DNA window from Myripristis murdjan chromosome 19, fMyrMur1.1, whole genome shotgun sequence contains the following coding sequences:
- the LOC115378243 gene encoding GTPase IMAP family member 4-like, producing MECNCSPDSHCKDTADLDDAVTGLWLSSNSVLMGALTVAGYLLYRFSQTLPALIRWPIRIFCTLTGLSALWSWVSRVVGTLRAIQSLCKWLSQIWRFIVALFSKVGWLLSVIKAILGPRGGRMAETEIDQTSNRKLTPSPDFSSHVSFRDPGLRLILLGPSGGGRTSLADTLLGCSAPQAAAAPTGLMMESTRRTAVVDGRELTLVDTPDLLGASLGDSRRAREALRSLQLTSPGPHALLLVVRAPGSSMRIDQDTAEAIQTTLELFGDGVAGHLIPVLTHADHLGPRQTLELLLDENAGHLKTALVLCGQRAELVANSPACHPEVKRVMCRRLVGRVVDMRALRGHFVHELQRREDRIREELLADMASALARKLGHM from the exons ATGGAGTGTAACTGCAGCCCGGACAGCCACTGTAAAGACACGGCCGACCTTGACGATGCTGTGACAG gcctGTGGCTGAGCAGCAACAGCGTCCTGATGGGAGCTCTCACGGTGGCGGGGTATCTGCTCTACCGATTCTCACAGA CACTGCCAGCTCTGATCCGATGGCCGATCCGAATCTTCTGCACTCTAACTG GCCTGTCGGCCCTGTGGAGCTGGGTGAGCCGTGTGGTGGGAACCCTGCGAG CTATACAGAGCTTGTGCAAATGGCTGTCTCAAATTTGGCGGTTTATTGTAG CGTTATTCTCCAAGGTCGGCTGGCTGCTTTCTGTCATCAAAGCCATCCTAG gGCCGCGTGGAGGCAGAATGGCGGAGACAGAGATAGATCAGACCAGCAACAGAAAACTGACCCCAAGTCCCGATTTCTCCAGCCACGTCAGTTTTAGGGATCCGGGCCTGAGGCTGATCCTGCTGGGGCCGTCCGGCGGGGGGCGGACCTCCCTGGCAGACACCTTACTGGGCTGCAGTGCACCCCAGGCAGCGGCAGCCCCCACAGGTCTAATGATGGAGAGCACCAGAAGGACGGCGGTGGTGGACGGCAGGGAGCTGACGCTGGTCGACACCCCAGATCTGCTGGGAGCGTCGCTGGGGGACAGCAGGAGGGCCCGGGAGGCCCTGAGGAGCCTCCAGCTCACCAGTCCTGGACCCCACGCCCTCCTGCTGGTGGTCCGAGCTCCGGGCTCCAGCATGAGGATCGACCAGGACACCGCCGAGGCGATCCAGACCACCCTGGAGCTGTTCGGAGACGGAGTCGCAGGGCACCTGATCCCGGTGCTCACCCACGCAGACCACCTGGGTCCAAGGCAGACTCTGGAACTGCTGCTGGACGAGAACGCCGGGCATCTCAAAACAGCTTTGGTCCTTTGTGGCCAGAGGGCGGAGCTGGTGGCTAACAGCCCAGCCTGCCACCCAGAGGTGAAGAGGGTGATGTGCAGGCGCCTGGTGGGGCGGGTGGTGGACATGCGGGCGCTGAGGGGGCATTTTGTCCACGAactgcagaggagggaggaccGCATCAgggaggagctgctggctgaCATGGCCTCTGCACTGGCTAGAAAACTGGGACACATGTAA